A region of Haliotis asinina isolate JCU_RB_2024 chromosome 7, JCU_Hal_asi_v2, whole genome shotgun sequence DNA encodes the following proteins:
- the LOC137291825 gene encoding kynurenine/alpha-aminoadipate aminotransferase, mitochondrial-like, with amino-acid sequence MNYARFLNATSLARKPSPIRVLTGIVLQSPPSLISMAGGMPNAELFPIKEASLTLSDGSKLNLDNALLKKGLQYSATPGLPEMLKWLKGLQQKVHNPPTLGIADDDKQLDFLVTSGSQDGLCKVFEAFVSPGDNVLMEIPAYAGTLSIVRPLRANILGVQADKDGIIPESLRQCLSKWSPSDAQDPASDIPKVLYCIPNGGNPTGSGLTLDRKREIYSIAQEYDLVIMEDDPYFYLQFAKPYISSFLSMDVDGRVMRFDSLSKLLSSGVRVGFLSGPKMLVNRIALHMQVSVVHVSGMSQALLVPILETMGYDGFLKHAQNVADFYEKKRDLCLTAAEKHLKGLAEWSVPSGGMFLWLKLPGISDTFKMIAEKAREKEVLFVPGNAFMPDDTAPCQYVRASYSLVSAEDMDKAFERLAALIREEQA; translated from the exons ATGAATTACGCAAGATTCTTGAATGCCACAAGTCTGGCAAGAAAGCCATCTCCAATTAGAGTTCTAA CTGGCATTGTGCTTCAGTCTCCCCCGTCCCTCATCTCCATGGCTGGTGGTATGCCCAATGCTGAGTTGTTCCCAATAAAAGAGGCTTCGTTAACTCTCAG TGATGGGTCCAAACTCAACTTGGATAATGCCCTGCTGAAGAAGGGTTTACAGTACTCTGCCACACCAGG CCTGCCTGAAATGCTGAAATGGCTGAAGGGCCTCCAACAGAAGGttcacaacccaccaacacttGGCATTGCAGATGACGACAAACAGTTAGACTTCCTCGTGACAAGCGGGAGCCAGGACGGACTGTGTAAG GTATTCGAGGCATTTGTGAGTCCCGGGGACAACGTCCTAATGGAGATACCTGCATATGCAGGAACTCTCAGCATA GTTCGTCCTCTGAGAGCAAACATTTTGGGTGTACAAGCGGACAAAGATGGCATTATTCCTGAAAGTCTACGACAATGTCTCTCCAAATGGTCACCATCAGACGCCCAGGATCCAGCCAGTGATATCCCAAAGGTGTTATACTGTATTCCCAATGGAGGCAACCCAACAGGAAGTGGGCTGACCCTGGACAGGAAGCGGGAGATTTACAGTATCGCTCAGGAATATGATCTTGTCATCATGGAGGATGATCCTTACTTTTATCTACAGTTTGCCAAG CCCTACATCTCAAGTTTCCTGTCAATGGATGTTGATGGGCGTGTAATGAGATTTGACTCTCTCTCTAAACTTCTATCGTCAGG TGTCCGAGTGGGCTTCCTGAGTGGTCCTAAGATGCTTGTCAACAGAATAGCTCTGCACATGCAGGTGTCTGTGGTCCATGTTAGTGGCATGTCACAG GCTCTCCTGGTGCCTATTTTGGAAACTATGGGTTATGATGGCTTTTTGAAGCATGCCCAGAATGTTGCAGACTTTTATGAGAAGAAGAGAGACTTGTGCCTCACTGCTGCtgaaaaacatctcaaag GTCTAGCCGAGTGGTCTGTCCCATCTGGTGGAATGTTTCTCTGGCTCAAATTGCCAGGCATCAGTGATACGTTCAAGATGATCGCAGAGAAGGCACGAGAAAAGGAAGTCTTGTTTGTTCCTGGGAACGCCTTCATGCCAGACGACACAGCGCCATGTCAGTATGTGCGAGCGTCATATTCACTTGTGTCGGCAGAGGATATGGACAAG GCTTTTGAGCGGTTAGCGGCCTTGATTCGGGAAGAGCAGGCATAA
- the LOC137290869 gene encoding ATP-dependent Clp protease proteolytic subunit, mitochondrial-like, whose protein sequence is MNCVKALLRVYSNPAAVRGLKTTCARHIPMVPIVIEQTGRGERAYDIYSRLLKERIICVMGPITDDLSSLVVAQLLFLQSESNKKAVHMYINSPGGSVTAGLGIYDTMQYIQPPIATWCVGQACSMASLLMCAGEPGMRHSLPNSRIMVHQPSGQASGQATDIQIQAEEIVKLKKQINRLYVKHTKQPLQVIEDSMERDRFMDPYEAKEFGLIDSVLEHPPTLEDEEESKRSS, encoded by the exons ATGAATTGTGTGAAG GCATTGTTGCGAGTATACAGCAATCCGGCAGCTGTTCGTGGCCTCAAGACAACATGTGCAAGACACATTCCTATGGTGCCGATTGTCATAGAACAGACAGGTCGTGGTGAGAGGGCCTACGACATCTACTCCAGGCTGCTCAAGGAAAGAATCATCTGTGTCATGGGTCCA ATCACTGATGACTTGTCCAGTCTTGTGGTGGCCCAGCTGCTGTTTCTACAGTCAGAGAGCAACAAGAAGGCAGTCCATATGTACATCAACAGCCCAG GGGGCTCCGTGACGGCCGGACTGGGCATCTATGACACCATGCAGTACATCCAGCCCCCTATCGCCACCTGGTGTGTGGGTCAGGCATGCAGCATGGCGTCACTTTTGATGTGTGCAGGTGAACCAGGCATGAGGCACTCATTACCCAACTCCAGAATCATGGTGCATCAGCCATCCGGACAGGCATCG GGGCAGGCCACAGACATCCAGATCCAAGCTGAAGAAATCGTGAAACTGAAGAAGCAGATTAACAGACTTTATGTTAAACACACAAAGCAGCCTCTCCAGGTCATAG AGGACAGTATGGAGCGCGACCGGTTCATGGATCCTTATGAAGCAAAGGAGTTTGGGTTGATCGACTCTGTGCTGGAGCATCCACCCACATTAGAAGATGAGGAGGAGTCcaagaggtcatcatga
- the LOC137291821 gene encoding uncharacterized protein — translation MTRGTPMIIISAIKWLEIPRVPGEPSTAICGSVTWFTVGSPTISQTLSPALLVPSLLSLISKSAGISIFPNVQDYLASTPTNVPNAKVQTIVPVSAILFVANQQTMHKCNSETGPAYPHLPMSLAPVPIKYNTLIPWIDAYYAVCSKDADLLRVGFTSGFNLQFTGSFTPNNAPNLRSARQFPQIVNTKLQKEISLGRIAGPFPSCPIQNLKVSPVGLVKKKSDTSSVTTIADNYRLIHHLSHPRGSSVNDGISAEFCSVQYSRFDEAVSLVQQLGKGAQLAKFDVKSAFRLLPVRPEDFHLLGMYFEGNYYFDKCLPFGCSISCALFETFSRFLQWCITKHTHSASIMHYLDDFLVGGRAQSGKCKYLLDSSIQLFRHFGIPIAQEKTVQPTTTIKFLGITIDTISMEIRIPPEKINHLCQEIVALLQSQKRKLKVHQLQSLLGKLYFVCRAVRCGRAFCRRLTDALCGNVYPYHRIRLTNGMKQDLQVWLQFLQHYNGVSVFHDSIWLSGQHLRLFTDASSTHGFGAYFQGSWTCASWPQAWIQKGYTKDMTLLELFPIVVALKLWGNCLSNKKVMFTCDNQAVVHIINKQSSKNKRVMALVRCLVLLSLQHNIIFHAKYISTHENAIADALSRFQWHRFHQMAPDADPTQTSLPRDIWEIV, via the coding sequence ATGACTCGTGGTACACCTATGATTATTATTTCCGCCATAAAATGGCTAGAGATCCCACGCGTTCCTGGGGAGCCATCGACGGCGATCTGTGGCTCCGTTACATGGTTCACGGTAGGCAGTCCTACAATCTCACAGACACTAAGTCCAGCACTGCTGGTTCCGTCACTGCTGTCACTGATAAGCAAGTCTGCTGGGATTTCAATTTTTCCCAATGTTCAAGATTATCTTGCAAGTACCCCCACAAATGTTCCAAATGCAAAAGTTCAAACCATAGTGCCCGTCAGTGCAATTCTTTTCGtagcaaaccaacaaacaatgcaCAAGTGCAACTCCGAAACAGGGCCAGCTTACCCCCATCTCCCGATGTCGTTAGCTCCGGTACCCATAAAATATAACACACTGATTCCATGGATCGATGCGTACTATGCAGTGTGCTCAAAAGATGCCGATCTATTACGGGTAGGTTTTACCTCAGGTTTTAATTTACAGTTCACTGGTTCGTTCACTCCTAACAACGCTCCCAACCTTAGATCAGCAAGGCAGTTTCCTCAAATTGTCAACACCAagctacaaaaagaaatctctcTTGGTCGTATCGCCGGGCCTTTCCCCTCATGCCCGATTCAAAACCTCAAGGTTTCTCCCGTTGGTTTAGTCAAAAAGAAATCAGACACATCAAGTGTCACCACAATCGCGGATAACTACCGTCTTATACACCACCTCTCCCATCCCCGGGGATCGTCCGTAAACGATGGAATTTCCGCGGAATTTTGCTCCGTTCAGTACTCACGATTCGATGAGGCGGTTAGTTTAGTGCAGCAATTAGGCAAGGGAGCTCAGTTAGCAAAATTTGATGTTAAGTCAGCCTTCCGTTTACTACCAGTCCGTCCGGAAGATTTCCACCTGTTAGGTATGTATTTTGAAGGAAATTACTATTTTGACAAATGTCTCCCTTTCGGTTGTTCGATATCATGCGCtctttttgaaacatttagcCGTTTCTTGCAGTGGTGCataaccaaacacacacacagtgcaTCCATCATGCATTACCTAGACGATTTCCTGGTGGGAGGTCGCGCCCAATCAGGCAAATGTAAATACCTGTTAGATTCAAGCATTCAGCTTTTTCGACATTTCGGTATTCCCATAGCCCAGGAAAAAACAGTTCAACCAACCACGACCATCAAATTCCTAGGCATAACCATAGACACTATCTCTATGGAGATTAGGATACCACCTGAAAAAATCAATCACTTGTGTCAAGAAATTGTCGCCTTACTGCAGTCACAAAAGCGCAAACTAAAAGTTCACCAGTTACAATCTTTGTTAGGCAAGCTGTATTTTGTGTGTCGCGCAGTTAGGTGCGGGAGGGCTTTTTGTAGACGCTTGACTGATGCCCTTTGCGGAAACGTCTACCCCTATCATAGAATAAGACTCACTAACGGTATGAAACAGGACCTGCAAGTATGGTTACAGTTCCTGCAGCATTACAATGGCGTATCCGTTTTTCATGATTCTATTTGGCTGTCTGGTCAGCATTTACGTCTTTTCACGGATGCATCTAGCACACACGGCTTCGGGGCGTATTTCCAGGGCAGCTGGACATGTGCGTCCTGGCCCCAAGCGTGGATACAAAAAGGCTACACCAAGGATATGACACTCCTTGAATTATTTCCTATTGTGGTAGCGTTAAAACTGTGGGGAAATTGTTTGAGCAACAAAAAGGTTATGttcacatgtgacaaccaagcaGTCGTACATATTATCAACAAGCAGTCATCCAAGAACAAGAGGGTCATGGCACTAGTAAGGTGCTTAGTATTACTCTCCTTGCAGCACAACATAATATTTCACGCCAAGTACATTAGCACGCATGAAAATGCTATAGCTGACGCTCTTTCGCGCTTTCAGTGGCACCGATTTCACCAAATGGCTCCAGACGCGGACCCGACACAGACCAGCTTACCAAGAGACATTTGGGAGATTGTATGA